One Luteibacter aegosomaticola genomic window carries:
- the folD gene encoding bifunctional methylenetetrahydrofolate dehydrogenase/methenyltetrahydrofolate cyclohydrolase FolD: MTARILDGKRIAHELLEHIGLRVAKRVAEGRRKPGLAVVLVGTDPASAVYVKNKRRACQQVGFESFAYDLPAETSQDELFALIDKLNADPSVHGILVQSPLPHHIDEDALVDRIDARKDVDGFQAVNVGRLALRRFGLRPCTPKGVMTLLGHTDRPVRGRHAVIVGVSNHVGRPLALEMLIAGCTVTSCHKFTQDLEGFVRQADILVVAAGKPGLVKGEWVKEGAVVVDVGINRLEDGRLVGDVEFAPAAERASWITPVPGGVGPMTVATLMENTLEAAEALDA, encoded by the coding sequence ATGACGGCACGCATCCTCGACGGCAAGCGCATCGCCCACGAACTGCTCGAGCATATCGGGCTGCGCGTCGCCAAGCGTGTCGCCGAGGGCCGGCGCAAGCCGGGCCTTGCCGTGGTGCTGGTCGGCACCGATCCCGCGTCCGCGGTCTATGTGAAGAACAAACGTCGCGCCTGTCAGCAGGTGGGTTTCGAGTCGTTCGCCTACGACCTGCCGGCGGAAACCTCGCAGGACGAGCTCTTCGCCCTGATCGACAAGCTCAATGCCGACCCGTCCGTACACGGCATCCTGGTGCAGTCGCCGCTGCCTCACCACATCGACGAAGACGCCCTCGTTGATCGCATCGATGCCCGCAAGGACGTCGATGGCTTCCAGGCGGTGAACGTCGGCCGCCTCGCGCTGCGCCGTTTCGGCCTGCGCCCGTGCACGCCCAAGGGCGTGATGACCCTGCTTGGCCATACCGACCGCCCGGTACGCGGCCGTCATGCCGTCATCGTCGGCGTGTCCAACCATGTCGGCCGCCCGCTTGCGCTTGAGATGCTAATTGCCGGTTGTACAGTGACTTCCTGCCATAAGTTCACGCAGGATCTCGAAGGCTTCGTCCGCCAGGCCGACATCCTCGTGGTCGCCGCCGGCAAGCCGGGCTTGGTCAAGGGCGAATGGGTCAAGGAAGGCGCCGTGGTCGTGGACGTCGGCATCAACCGCCTGGAAGACGGCCGCCTGGTCGGTGACGTGGAATTCGCCCCGGCCGCCGAGCGCGCTTCGTGGATCACCCCGGTGCCGGGTGGCGTGGGCCCCATGACCGTTGCGACCCTGATGGAAAACACCCTGGAAGCCGCGGAAGCGCTCGACGCGTAA
- the moeB gene encoding molybdopterin-synthase adenylyltransferase MoeB, which translates to MTEGLDRERWLNDLRSRIPETVATDALARQLGGALLIDVREENERATGTPAGAVGLSRGFLELRIEQVEPDHERELLLICGSGQRSLLAGEALQRMGYRRVHSVAGGMAAWKAAGLPVSAGALDADAAERYSRQILLPQVGEAGQARLAAARVVVIGAGGLGAPALLYLAAAGVGQITIIDDDRVERSNLHRQVVHADARVGMGKAESARMTLLALNPRVSVMVVAERLRAENVEALIRDHDVVVDGADNFATRYLLAAATRRLGQPMVYAAIERFTGQASVFDPRREDSPCYRCLFPEPPSAADAPNCAEAGVLGVLPGTLGLVQATEAIKLVLGIGQPLVGRLLTYDALAMRFRELTLRRDPACPGCGPDATFTGYTDLEHMCATAL; encoded by the coding sequence ATGACTGAAGGCCTTGACCGCGAGCGCTGGTTGAACGACCTGCGTTCGCGCATTCCTGAGACGGTGGCGACCGACGCCCTGGCTCGCCAACTCGGCGGGGCGTTGCTGATCGATGTGCGCGAAGAGAACGAGCGTGCCACCGGCACGCCGGCCGGTGCTGTCGGGCTTTCCCGCGGCTTCCTTGAACTCCGTATCGAGCAGGTCGAGCCCGACCATGAGCGTGAGTTGCTGCTGATCTGTGGCAGCGGTCAGCGTTCGCTGTTGGCGGGCGAAGCCCTGCAGCGCATGGGCTATCGGCGCGTACATTCCGTGGCCGGCGGCATGGCTGCATGGAAGGCCGCGGGTTTGCCGGTGAGTGCGGGTGCGCTCGATGCCGATGCCGCGGAACGCTACAGCCGGCAGATCCTGCTGCCCCAGGTGGGCGAAGCCGGGCAGGCCAGGCTGGCCGCCGCGCGGGTGGTCGTGATTGGCGCAGGCGGACTGGGTGCGCCGGCTTTGCTCTATCTCGCTGCGGCGGGTGTTGGCCAGATCACGATCATCGACGATGACCGCGTGGAGCGCTCGAACCTGCATCGCCAGGTCGTGCATGCCGACGCGCGGGTAGGGATGGGCAAGGCTGAATCGGCGCGGATGACGTTGCTGGCCCTCAACCCGCGCGTCTCGGTCATGGTGGTGGCCGAGCGGCTCCGGGCCGAAAACGTCGAGGCGCTGATCCGTGATCACGACGTCGTGGTCGATGGCGCCGATAATTTCGCCACGCGCTATTTGCTCGCCGCCGCAACGCGACGCCTTGGCCAGCCCATGGTGTACGCCGCCATCGAGCGCTTCACGGGCCAGGCCAGCGTCTTCGATCCCCGGCGCGAGGATTCCCCGTGCTATCGCTGCCTGTTCCCAGAGCCGCCGTCGGCCGCGGATGCGCCGAACTGTGCGGAAGCGGGTGTGCTTGGCGTGCTTCCGGGCACGCTTGGCCTCGTTCAGGCCACTGAAGCAATCAAGCTCGTGCTCGGCATCGGCCAGCCCCTCGTTGGCCGTCTGCTCACGTACGACGCGTTGGCCATGCGCTTCCGTGAACTGACCCTGCGCCGGGATCCCGCATGTCCAGGCTGCGGCCCCGATGCAACCTTCACCGGCTACACCGACCTCGAGCACATGTGCGCGACCGCACTGTAG
- the rlmN gene encoding 23S rRNA (adenine(2503)-C(2))-methyltransferase RlmN, producing MNTPADKVNLLDFDRQGLRDFFASIGEKPYRADQVMKWIYHRLENNFEAMTDVGKALREKLNATCYIGPPSTVFEKGAIDGTHKWLLGMDGGNAIETVYIPEPTRGTLCVSSQVGCALNCQFCSTATQGFSRNLSTAEIIGQMWVAAKFLGNVTHQQRRITNVVMMGMGEPLLNFDNVVKAMSLMRDDLGFGLASKRVTLSTAGLVPMIDKLSAESDVSLAVSLHAANDELRTELVPLNKRYNLAELAGACERYIRRAPRTTITFEYTLMKGVNDRPEHARQLIKFMRRLPGNNKVNLIPFNPFPGTRFERSEPEEIRAFQTQLLNAGVLTMLRRTRGDDIDAACGQLKGQVVDRTRRQAEFRKKLDEGVVNAA from the coding sequence GTGAATACGCCTGCTGACAAGGTCAACCTGCTCGACTTCGACCGCCAGGGCCTGCGCGATTTCTTCGCCAGCATTGGTGAGAAGCCGTATCGCGCGGACCAGGTCATGAAGTGGATCTACCACCGCCTCGAAAATAACTTCGAGGCGATGACCGATGTCGGCAAGGCGCTTCGCGAAAAGCTCAATGCCACGTGCTATATCGGGCCGCCGTCGACCGTATTCGAAAAGGGTGCGATCGACGGTACCCATAAGTGGCTGCTCGGCATGGATGGCGGTAATGCCATCGAAACCGTGTATATCCCGGAACCCACCCGCGGCACGCTCTGCGTGTCCTCGCAGGTGGGTTGCGCCCTGAACTGCCAGTTCTGCTCCACGGCGACCCAGGGCTTCTCGCGCAACCTCTCAACGGCCGAAATCATCGGCCAGATGTGGGTCGCGGCCAAATTCCTGGGCAACGTCACGCACCAGCAGCGCCGCATCACCAACGTGGTGATGATGGGCATGGGCGAGCCGCTGCTCAATTTCGATAACGTGGTGAAAGCCATGAGCCTGATGCGCGACGACCTGGGTTTCGGCCTGGCGAGCAAGCGCGTCACCCTGTCGACCGCGGGCCTGGTGCCCATGATCGACAAGCTCTCTGCCGAGAGCGACGTCTCGCTGGCGGTGTCGCTGCATGCCGCCAACGACGAACTGCGTACCGAGCTGGTCCCGCTGAACAAGCGCTACAACCTGGCCGAGCTGGCCGGGGCATGCGAGCGCTACATCCGCCGGGCGCCGCGCACGACCATCACGTTCGAGTACACGCTCATGAAGGGCGTGAACGACCGCCCCGAGCACGCCCGCCAGCTCATCAAGTTCATGCGCCGCCTGCCGGGTAACAACAAGGTCAACCTGATCCCGTTCAATCCGTTCCCGGGCACGCGTTTCGAGCGCTCGGAGCCGGAAGAAATCCGCGCGTTCCAGACGCAGCTGTTGAACGCCGGGGTGCTTACCATGCTCCGCCGTACGCGCGGCGATGATATCGACGCCGCCTGCGGCCAGCTCAAGGGGCAGGTGGTCGATCGCACGCGCCGTCAGGCGGAGTTCCGCAAGAAACTCGACGAAGGGGTTGTTAATGCGGCTTGA
- the bamB gene encoding outer membrane protein assembly factor BamB produces MKRFWAIALTSSLAAVAGCHSFKKENVEPPTPLDKKFEPSIKVERLWKNSVGDGAAESGIRMRPAVVDGVVYAASTDGKMAAFDANTGKTLWSKSIRQHGWFGWGDDKREDSRFSGGPGVAGDLAAVGTLDGHVYAMNSKDGERRWAAEVSSEVVTAPVVTPDLVVVRCNDGRVYGLDAKTGERRWVYDQSQVPLLSLRGNGRLLVANGVVFLGSDAGKLVAIRLDNGEKLWEQTLASGEGRTEIDRLNDADGAITLDGTTLYGGAYHGDIAAFDGPSGRPLWNHKFSTFTSLDAHDNSLYGVDDTSQVFAFDKSTGANIWKQAALKWRWVSAPAAQGNYVVVGDLDGHIHWLNGADGKIVGRERLSKKAIRSQPVVSGDIVYVEDVVGHIGAYRVAH; encoded by the coding sequence ATGAAACGTTTCTGGGCAATCGCGTTGACCTCCTCACTGGCCGCCGTGGCCGGCTGCCATTCGTTCAAGAAGGAAAACGTCGAACCGCCGACTCCGCTCGACAAGAAGTTCGAGCCTTCGATCAAGGTTGAGCGTCTTTGGAAGAACAGCGTCGGTGACGGCGCAGCCGAATCCGGCATCCGCATGCGTCCCGCCGTGGTCGATGGCGTGGTCTACGCCGCCAGCACCGACGGCAAGATGGCCGCGTTCGATGCCAATACCGGCAAGACCCTGTGGTCCAAGAGCATCCGCCAGCACGGTTGGTTCGGCTGGGGCGACGACAAGCGCGAGGATTCGCGTTTCTCGGGTGGCCCGGGTGTCGCTGGCGACCTGGCTGCCGTCGGCACGCTTGATGGCCACGTGTATGCGATGAATTCGAAGGACGGCGAGCGCCGCTGGGCGGCCGAAGTGTCGTCGGAAGTGGTCACCGCCCCCGTCGTCACCCCCGACCTTGTCGTGGTCCGCTGCAATGATGGCCGTGTTTATGGCCTCGATGCGAAGACCGGCGAGCGCCGCTGGGTGTATGACCAGTCGCAGGTGCCGCTGCTCAGCCTGCGCGGCAACGGCCGCCTGCTGGTCGCCAACGGCGTGGTGTTCCTCGGCAGCGATGCCGGTAAGCTCGTGGCCATCCGTCTCGATAACGGCGAGAAGCTCTGGGAGCAGACCCTCGCCAGCGGTGAAGGCCGCACCGAGATCGATCGCCTGAACGATGCCGATGGCGCCATCACCCTTGATGGCACCACCCTGTACGGCGGCGCGTACCACGGCGATATCGCTGCGTTCGATGGCCCCAGCGGACGCCCGCTGTGGAACCACAAGTTCTCGACGTTTACCTCGCTGGATGCGCACGACAACTCGCTCTATGGCGTCGACGACACCTCGCAGGTGTTCGCTTTCGACAAGAGCACTGGCGCCAACATCTGGAAGCAGGCTGCGCTGAAGTGGCGCTGGGTCTCGGCCCCGGCCGCCCAGGGCAACTACGTCGTGGTCGGCGATCTCGATGGCCACATCCATTGGCTGAACGGCGCAGACGGCAAGATCGTCGGTCGTGAGCGCCTGTCGAAGAAGGCTATCCGCTCGCAGCCCGTCGTTTCCGGCGATATCGTGTATGTCGAAGATGTGGTTGGCCACATCGGCGCGTACCGAGTCGCTCATTGA
- a CDS encoding helix-turn-helix domain-containing protein has protein sequence MDPQNDSQATDGGRVLIDHAHEGHFGARLRAAREARGYTAEACGQALRLPVRLVRQLEAGEYGGIDYQVYLAGYLTKYGRYVGVDEEAIQAELARLTPRQPDLVVTGGVSHSRYLLERYVTAATYVVLTAIIVVPMVWLGVRGTLDRDMPRLAPLDAAPVAQQDAPAAASSTASASVASAAQPAATTPAETHPEDQQPVLASMAMFPPLDHAASKTPLVTNVAAPVAGVTGQGGHDLTLNLPAASWVEVTDAAGQRLEYGILPAGTQKSYHSDSALDVRIGNANGAQASVDGQPVQIETFRRANVARFRVDVRDGKASPVAY, from the coding sequence ATGGACCCGCAGAATGATTCCCAGGCCACCGACGGTGGCCGCGTCCTGATCGACCACGCGCACGAGGGGCACTTCGGCGCCCGTCTGCGTGCGGCGCGCGAGGCACGTGGTTACACGGCCGAAGCCTGTGGCCAGGCCCTGCGCCTGCCGGTTCGCCTTGTCCGCCAGCTTGAGGCGGGCGAGTACGGCGGCATCGATTACCAGGTGTACCTGGCGGGCTATCTCACCAAGTACGGTCGCTACGTGGGTGTTGACGAGGAGGCCATCCAGGCCGAGCTCGCGCGCCTTACCCCGCGCCAGCCCGATCTGGTCGTGACCGGGGGCGTGTCGCATTCGCGCTATCTGCTCGAGCGCTATGTAACGGCCGCGACCTACGTGGTGCTGACCGCGATCATCGTGGTGCCCATGGTGTGGCTGGGCGTGCGTGGCACGCTCGACCGTGACATGCCGCGCCTGGCGCCGCTGGATGCCGCCCCGGTGGCTCAGCAGGATGCCCCTGCGGCTGCGTCGTCCACGGCCTCGGCCAGCGTGGCGTCCGCCGCGCAGCCGGCGGCCACCACGCCCGCCGAGACGCATCCCGAAGATCAGCAGCCCGTCCTGGCCAGCATGGCCATGTTCCCGCCGCTGGATCACGCCGCGTCGAAGACCCCGCTGGTGACGAACGTGGCCGCTCCCGTGGCTGGCGTCACCGGCCAGGGTGGCCACGACCTTACGCTGAACCTCCCGGCCGCCAGCTGGGTGGAAGTGACGGACGCAGCGGGCCAGCGCCTGGAATACGGCATCCTGCCGGCGGGCACGCAGAAGTCGTACCACAGCGATTCCGCGCTCGATGTCCGCATCGGCAACGCCAACGGGGCCCAGGCTTCCGTGGACGGCCAGCCGGTGCAGATCGAAACCTTCCGCCGCGCCAACGTCGCCCGCTTCCGCGTCGACGTGCGTGATGGCAAGGCCTCGCCGGTCGCCTACTGA
- a CDS encoding GNAT family N-acetyltransferase, with the protein MDTVPYPRDLTDGVVRLRAYRDGDAEGLAEAVRESIATAGPWLSWARADYDTATAQDWIRLCKQAWLLGDGFEMVIVDAQTDAFLGGMGINQRNREHRFANLGYWVRESAQGRGIVTRAAHLALLWAFEVVGVSRVEIVAAHDNVPSRRAAERIGGNFEGMLRNRLVINDISVDAAMYSVTPQL; encoded by the coding sequence ATGGATACCGTGCCCTACCCGCGTGACCTGACCGATGGCGTCGTGCGTTTGCGTGCCTACCGCGACGGCGATGCCGAAGGCCTGGCCGAAGCGGTCCGCGAATCGATTGCCACCGCCGGCCCGTGGCTCAGTTGGGCGCGCGCAGACTACGACACCGCCACGGCACAGGATTGGATCCGCCTGTGCAAACAGGCATGGCTGCTAGGCGATGGCTTCGAGATGGTGATCGTCGATGCGCAGACCGATGCCTTCCTGGGCGGCATGGGCATCAACCAGCGCAACCGCGAGCACCGCTTTGCGAACCTCGGCTACTGGGTGCGCGAGTCAGCGCAGGGCCGTGGCATCGTTACCCGGGCGGCACATCTTGCCCTGCTCTGGGCCTTCGAGGTGGTGGGCGTCAGCCGGGTGGAAATCGTGGCCGCACACGACAACGTACCGAGTCGCAGAGCCGCTGAACGGATCGGTGGTAATTTCGAAGGAATGTTACGCAACAGACTGGTAATTAACGATATATCAGTCGACGCCGCGATGTACTCGGTGACCCCGCAGCTGTAG
- the ndk gene encoding nucleoside-diphosphate kinase has product MALERTLSIIKPDAVKKNVIGEILARFEKAGLKIVAAKMKQLTREEAEGFYAVHKERPFFGALVEFMISGPVMIQALEGEGAVLKNRDLMGATNPKEAAAGTIRADFADSIDANAVHGSDSLENAANEIKYFFNDADVVSH; this is encoded by the coding sequence ATGGCGCTGGAGCGCACCCTTTCGATCATCAAGCCCGACGCCGTCAAGAAGAACGTCATCGGTGAAATCCTGGCCCGTTTTGAAAAGGCTGGCCTCAAGATCGTCGCCGCCAAGATGAAGCAGCTGACCCGCGAAGAGGCCGAAGGCTTCTACGCTGTCCATAAGGAGCGTCCGTTCTTCGGCGCCCTGGTCGAGTTCATGATCTCCGGCCCGGTGATGATCCAGGCGCTGGAAGGCGAAGGCGCGGTCCTCAAGAACCGTGACCTCATGGGCGCCACCAACCCGAAGGAAGCGGCTGCCGGCACCATCCGCGCCGACTTCGCCGACTCGATCGACGCCAATGCCGTGCACGGCTCGGATTCGCTCGAGAACGCCGCCAACGAGATTAAGTACTTCTTCAACGACGCGGACGTCGTTTCGCACTGA
- a CDS encoding YfgM family protein, whose product MAFDVYDDYEQGERVQQWLRKNGVSIAVGIALGLVLIFGWQQWKSHRAGHELSAANEFGALQTAAATNKTTEIDVRTETLMKEYSDTAWAVFAASERAQRNVLAGQFDKAAGDLDWAQAHAKDDTLKALVGLRVAQMKYAQGKAQDALTALDALQGKGFSASAQELRGDVLVKLGRQDDARKAYEAAIAAMGDSAPQRGVVQTKLDDLAVAGKQGA is encoded by the coding sequence ATGGCATTCGACGTTTACGACGATTACGAACAGGGCGAACGCGTCCAGCAGTGGCTTCGCAAGAATGGCGTCAGCATCGCCGTCGGCATCGCCCTCGGCCTGGTCCTTATCTTTGGCTGGCAGCAGTGGAAATCGCACCGTGCCGGTCACGAGCTGTCCGCCGCCAATGAATTCGGCGCGCTGCAGACGGCCGCAGCCACCAACAAGACCACTGAAATCGACGTCCGCACCGAGACCCTGATGAAGGAATACTCGGATACGGCCTGGGCTGTATTCGCCGCCAGCGAGCGCGCGCAGCGCAACGTGTTGGCCGGCCAGTTCGACAAGGCGGCTGGCGACCTCGACTGGGCCCAGGCCCATGCGAAGGACGACACGCTCAAGGCCCTGGTGGGCCTGCGCGTCGCGCAGATGAAATACGCCCAGGGCAAGGCCCAGGATGCGCTGACGGCGCTCGATGCCCTCCAGGGTAAGGGCTTTTCCGCGTCGGCTCAGGAACTCCGCGGCGACGTGCTGGTCAAGCTGGGACGCCAGGACGACGCTCGCAAGGCCTACGAGGCGGCGATCGCCGCCATGGGCGACAGCGCACCGCAACGCGGTGTGGTTCAAACCAAACTCGATGATCTGGCTGTGGCCGGGAAGCAGGGTGCATGA
- the pilW gene encoding type IV pilus biogenesis/stability protein PilW — protein sequence MRLERWGMLVALAMACAGCVTTGGDGPGANLKQSTKSDERRHGAEVHTDLGTKYMQQGNLEGAMDKLNKAVAFDPTYAPAHTVLGVLYERINDPANAELQYRKAVELDPKKGDANNNLAVFLCKQGRSADARPYFDRALADPFYATPDLALSNAGTCALKAHDYDGAEAYFRKALDRNAQSADALYQMANVLYLKNDAFRARAFLQRFEALGVASPDALKLGHDIELRLGNGEVAQDYAKRLREKFPDSEPAHALEATARQ from the coding sequence ATGCGGCTTGAGCGGTGGGGGATGCTGGTGGCGCTCGCCATGGCGTGCGCCGGGTGCGTGACGACGGGTGGGGACGGCCCGGGGGCCAACCTGAAGCAGAGCACCAAGTCGGATGAGCGCCGGCATGGCGCCGAGGTCCATACGGATCTCGGTACCAAGTACATGCAGCAGGGCAACCTCGAGGGTGCCATGGATAAGCTCAACAAGGCGGTGGCGTTCGATCCCACCTACGCCCCGGCACATACCGTGCTGGGCGTGCTGTATGAGCGCATCAACGATCCTGCCAATGCTGAGCTCCAGTACCGCAAGGCCGTCGAGCTCGACCCGAAGAAGGGTGACGCCAACAACAATCTGGCCGTGTTCCTGTGCAAGCAGGGCCGTTCGGCCGATGCCAGGCCTTATTTTGATCGCGCGCTGGCCGATCCGTTCTACGCCACGCCGGATCTTGCGCTCTCGAACGCGGGCACCTGCGCCCTGAAGGCCCATGATTACGACGGTGCCGAGGCGTATTTCCGCAAAGCGCTCGATCGTAACGCTCAAAGCGCGGACGCCCTGTATCAGATGGCGAACGTGTTGTACCTTAAGAACGATGCATTTCGGGCCCGTGCTTTTCTCCAGCGTTTTGAAGCGCTCGGCGTGGCCAGTCCGGATGCATTGAAGCTCGGGCACGATATCGAGCTCCGTCTGGGCAACGGGGAGGTTGCCCAGGACTATGCCAAACGCCTGCGTGAAAAGTTCCCGGATTCGGAACCCGCGCACGCTCTCGAAGCCACTGCACGTCAATGA
- the guaB gene encoding IMP dehydrogenase: protein MRILAEALTYDDVFLVPGHSTVLPRDVDTSTRFTRGLRLNIPIVSAAMDTVTEARLAITMAQNGGMGIIHKNMTFDQQAAQVRLVKKFEAGVIRSPITVRPDTSIGEVIALTRAHNISGVPVVDGERLVGIVTGRDMRFERKHDDPVRNIMTREERLITVKEGASHDEVLELLHRNRIEKVLVVNDDFQLRGLITVKDIQKARDNPNAAKDSHERLVVGAAVGVGGDTEQRVEALVAAGVDVIVVDTAHGHSQGVIDRAGWVKKRYPQVQVIAGNIVTGEAARALLDAGVDAVKVGVGPGSICTTRIVTGIGVPQITSIDLVATALKGEIPLIADGGIRYSGDIPKALAAGASSVMLGSMFAGTEESPGEVELFQGRSYKSYRGMGSIGAMQLGSKDRYFQDEADADKLVPEGIEGRVPYRGSIRNIIHQMMGGLRASMGYMGTANIEEIHEKAQFVKVTGAGVREAHPHDIQITKEAPNYRVLD, encoded by the coding sequence ATGCGCATCCTTGCCGAGGCACTCACTTACGACGACGTGTTTCTGGTTCCCGGCCACTCCACGGTTCTGCCGCGTGATGTGGATACCTCAACGCGGTTCACCCGCGGCCTCCGCCTGAATATTCCGATCGTGTCCGCTGCCATGGACACCGTCACCGAGGCGCGACTGGCGATCACCATGGCCCAGAACGGCGGCATGGGGATCATCCACAAGAACATGACGTTCGATCAGCAGGCCGCGCAGGTCCGCCTGGTCAAGAAGTTCGAAGCGGGCGTCATCCGCAGCCCGATCACCGTGCGCCCCGATACCTCCATCGGTGAAGTCATCGCACTGACCCGCGCACACAACATCTCCGGTGTCCCCGTCGTCGACGGCGAGCGCCTGGTCGGCATCGTGACCGGCCGCGACATGCGCTTCGAGCGCAAGCACGACGACCCGGTCCGCAACATCATGACGCGCGAAGAGCGCCTCATCACGGTGAAGGAAGGCGCGTCGCACGACGAAGTCCTCGAACTCCTCCACCGCAACCGCATCGAAAAGGTCCTGGTCGTCAACGACGACTTCCAGCTCCGTGGCCTTATCACGGTGAAGGACATCCAGAAGGCCCGCGACAATCCCAACGCCGCCAAGGACTCGCACGAGCGCCTGGTCGTTGGCGCCGCGGTGGGTGTGGGCGGCGATACCGAACAGCGCGTGGAGGCCCTCGTGGCCGCCGGCGTCGATGTCATCGTGGTCGATACCGCACATGGCCACTCGCAGGGCGTGATCGATCGCGCCGGCTGGGTGAAGAAGCGCTACCCGCAGGTGCAGGTCATCGCCGGCAACATCGTCACCGGTGAAGCCGCGCGCGCACTGCTCGATGCCGGCGTCGACGCCGTCAAGGTCGGCGTGGGCCCGGGCTCGATCTGCACCACCCGCATCGTCACCGGTATCGGTGTGCCGCAGATCACGTCGATCGACCTGGTCGCCACGGCGCTGAAGGGCGAGATCCCGCTCATCGCCGACGGCGGCATCCGTTACTCGGGCGATATCCCGAAGGCGCTGGCCGCCGGCGCATCCTCGGTGATGCTTGGCTCCATGTTCGCGGGCACCGAGGAATCCCCGGGCGAGGTCGAACTCTTCCAGGGTCGCTCCTATAAGAGCTACCGCGGCATGGGCTCCATCGGCGCCATGCAGCTGGGCTCGAAGGACCGTTACTTCCAGGATGAAGCCGACGCCGACAAGCTCGTGCCGGAAGGCATCGAGGGTCGCGTGCCGTACCGTGGCTCGATCCGAAACATCATCCACCAGATGATGGGCGGCCTGCGTGCGTCCATGGGCTACATGGGCACGGCCAACATCGAAGAGATCCACGAGAAGGCGCAGTTCGTGAAGGTGACCGGTGCCGGCGTGCGCGAGGCGCACCCGCACGATATCCAGATCACGAAGGAAGCACCGAACTACCGCGTCCTGGATTGA
- the der gene encoding ribosome biogenesis GTPase Der: MLPVIALVGRPNVGKSTLFNALTRSRDALVADMPGVTRDRHYGISHLGDRPFVVVDTGGLSGSDEGIEGLTAQQVRLAIAEANLLVFVVDARDGILPLDASILGELRRSGKPVIVVVNKTDGTDEPTVMAEFASFGVAETLPMSAAHNRGVDRLVTHAMPYLPLDEDDGAEARMSLEEQGIRVAIVGRPNAGKSTLINRLLGEERLIVSDLAGTTRDPIRVPLERDGKRFTLIDTAGVRRKARVEEALEKFSVIKTLQSISAAQVTLIVIDARENLADQDLTLIGHVIEEGRALVVAVNKWDGLDAYQRDQTVKALERRLQFASWAKIVFISALHGSGMRELMRSVVRAHAAATKVLTASDLTRALEKAYESYQPPLVRGHAPKLRYAHPGGNNPPTIVIHGSRTKHIAPAYRRYLENFFRTRYKLEGTPIRIDFRDGENPFAGKKNVLTASQARSRQRMIRNAKRREK; encoded by the coding sequence ATGTTGCCCGTCATCGCCCTGGTCGGCCGCCCCAACGTCGGTAAGTCGACCCTATTCAATGCGCTGACGCGTAGCAGGGATGCTCTTGTCGCTGATATGCCCGGTGTTACCCGTGATCGCCACTATGGCATCAGCCATCTTGGCGATCGCCCGTTCGTGGTGGTCGACACGGGCGGTCTCTCCGGCAGCGACGAAGGTATCGAAGGCCTGACCGCGCAGCAGGTCCGTCTCGCTATCGCCGAGGCGAACCTGCTCGTCTTCGTGGTGGATGCCCGTGATGGCATCCTGCCGCTCGACGCGTCCATCCTGGGCGAGCTCCGCCGCAGCGGCAAGCCGGTCATCGTCGTGGTTAACAAGACCGACGGTACCGACGAGCCTACGGTCATGGCCGAGTTCGCCTCGTTCGGTGTCGCCGAAACGTTGCCGATGTCGGCGGCGCACAATCGCGGCGTCGATCGCCTCGTCACGCACGCCATGCCGTACCTGCCGCTTGATGAAGACGACGGTGCGGAAGCGCGCATGTCGCTGGAAGAGCAGGGCATTCGCGTCGCCATCGTCGGCCGCCCGAACGCAGGCAAATCTACCCTGATCAATCGTCTGCTGGGTGAGGAGCGCCTCATCGTCTCCGACCTGGCAGGCACCACGCGCGATCCCATTCGCGTGCCGCTCGAGCGTGACGGAAAGCGCTTCACGCTGATCGATACCGCTGGCGTCCGCCGCAAGGCACGCGTGGAAGAGGCGCTGGAGAAGTTCAGCGTCATCAAGACCCTGCAGTCCATTTCGGCGGCGCAGGTCACGCTTATCGTTATCGATGCGCGCGAGAACCTGGCTGACCAGGATCTCACGCTCATCGGCCATGTGATCGAAGAGGGCCGCGCGCTTGTCGTGGCGGTCAACAAGTGGGATGGCCTTGATGCCTACCAGCGCGACCAGACGGTCAAGGCGCTCGAGCGCCGCCTGCAGTTCGCCAGCTGGGCCAAGATCGTCTTCATCTCGGCGCTGCACGGCTCGGGCATGCGCGAGCTCATGCGCTCGGTAGTGCGTGCTCATGCGGCGGCGACCAAGGTGCTCACCGCGAGCGACCTCACTCGTGCACTCGAGAAGGCGTACGAGTCGTACCAGCCGCCGCTGGTTCGTGGCCATGCGCCCAAGCTGCGCTATGCGCATCCGGGCGGCAACAATCCGCCGACGATCGTCATCCACGGCAGCCGTACCAAGCACATCGCGCCGGCCTACCGCCGTTACCTCGAGAATTTCTTCCGGACGCGCTACAAGCTGGAAGGCACGCCGATCCGCATCGATTTCCGCGACGGTGAAAACCCGTTTGCCGGCAAGAAGAACGTGCTGACGGCAAGCCAGGCGCGTAGCCGCCAGCGCATGATCCGCAACGCGAAGCGGCGCGAAAAGTAA